TGTCCCCCTTCTTGATCATGTTGGGCAAGGTAATCTAAAAAGGACTTCTCAGGCGCTCTTCAATCCGAACGGTAGTCCAGATAGCGTTCTTCGGTGATCGTGAAATCGACCCGTCTATTCTGACTGCGGCCGGTGGAACTGCGGTTATCCGCAACAGGTCTACTCGCTCCATAGTATTCGATGGACAGCCGGGAATTAGGTACTCCGAGATCGGTGAGATATTCCAATACCCGATGGGCCCTACGTTCGCTCAGATCCAGATTGTAATCGGCAGCTCCGATGATATCTGTATGTCCCATGACCTGTAGTCGCAAGAAATCGTTGTTGCGCATCCATCCTGCTACCTCGTTGAGCATCTCTTTGGAATCCCCATCGAGCTCATCGTTATCGAATCCGAAGAGGACATTATCAAAACTCACTTTCTCACCCGGTGGTAGTTTCCACCTCAGGGAGTCCCTGATCTCTGCTGCGATGATGGGTATGGAGCAGGAACAATCTTTACGACCATCGACCGGAACGATGCTCAGCTGATCCACATAGTAATAGGCACTCTCCCACTTGCGCTTATCGGGATGCTCCTTGACATTGCGTTTCTTGACGTGGGTCTCATGGTCCGGAGAGAAATTGCCCAAGGTCACATAGCGCTCACCTCCCTGCGCTTTATAGATGTCGGACAGAAGTATCCATGATTCTGCATTGTCCAGGATGTTGCCTTCTGGATTGGACAGTTGGGGGGACATGGCGATCACCTTCTGACCAGGGTTCTTCACCTTGTTCTGCGAGAATACGGCCCCTAGGGCATCGGTCACGAATTCTGCGCGATCGGCAGATGAGACGTAGAATGACACACAATACTCCTGATCAGGCGACATGGGTTGTTCCAATCGGGCCTGCATGTATTCCCTGTAGTTCTTTTTAGACGGAGCGAATGTGATGAGGCCGAGATAGGCATTCCCGTCCTTGGCTTCCTGATAGCCGA
Above is a genomic segment from Flavobacteriales bacterium containing:
- a CDS encoding OmpA family protein, translated to MSDHPSIALREFGWVFLFLILSSQGLQSQNLAPNASFEDHSYCPVNFNQGQLEIVKDWNQASRGTSDYFHACSRLVGVPRNSFGYQEAKDGNAYLGLITFAPSKKNYREYMQARLEQPMSPDQEYCVSFYVSSADRAEFVTDALGAVFSQNKVKNPGQKVIAMSPQLSNPEGNILDNAESWILLSDIYKAQGGERYVTLGNFSPDHETHVKKRNVKEHPDKRKWESAYYYVDQLSIVPVDGRKDCSCSIPIIAAEIRDSLRWKLPPGEKVSFDNVLFGFDNDELDGDSKEMLNEVAGWMRNNDFLRLQVMGHTDIIGAADYNLDLSERRAHRVLEYLTDLGVPNSRLSIEYYGASRPVADNRSSTGRSQNRRVDFTITEERYLDYRSD